One stretch of Longimicrobiaceae bacterium DNA includes these proteins:
- a CDS encoding stage II sporulation protein M, whose product VRRQRADWDAYGALLERARKRGLDALPEREVSRFAALYREVAADLARARTYGGSPELVYTLERWVGAGHNLLYRPPRRSWRRVRAWLAGGFPALVRLRWRPIALAAAFFYLPALLAFAAVRADPPRAREIVPAEMMVRAEEAQRKEAAGEGYVEVPEIFMPAMGAGIIANNVQVTFVAFAGGILAGLGTVASLVFNGVFLGAVAGLFANHGASLHLWTFVLPHGAIELTAICIAGGAGFWLASAILIPGRRTRREALVRRGREAVSLLGGTVVLLVVAGTIEGFVSPAPIPRPLKLSLAALFALLLVAYLALAGRGRDALPDGEEAAP is encoded by the coding sequence GGTCCGGCGGCAGCGGGCGGACTGGGACGCGTACGGCGCGCTGCTGGAGCGCGCCCGGAAGCGTGGGCTCGACGCGCTCCCCGAGCGGGAGGTGTCGCGCTTCGCCGCGCTGTACCGGGAGGTGGCCGCGGACCTGGCGCGCGCCCGCACCTACGGCGGCTCGCCGGAGCTGGTGTACACGCTGGAGCGATGGGTGGGCGCCGGCCACAACCTGCTGTACCGGCCGCCGCGCCGGTCCTGGCGGCGGGTGCGGGCGTGGCTGGCCGGCGGCTTCCCCGCGCTGGTGCGGCTTCGCTGGCGCCCCATCGCCCTGGCGGCGGCGTTCTTCTACCTCCCCGCCCTGCTCGCCTTCGCCGCGGTGCGGGCGGACCCGCCGCGGGCGCGGGAGATCGTCCCCGCCGAGATGATGGTGCGCGCGGAGGAGGCGCAGCGGAAGGAGGCGGCGGGCGAGGGGTACGTGGAGGTGCCGGAGATCTTCATGCCCGCCATGGGGGCGGGGATCATCGCCAACAACGTGCAGGTGACCTTCGTCGCCTTCGCCGGGGGGATCCTGGCGGGGCTCGGGACCGTGGCCTCGCTGGTGTTCAACGGGGTGTTCCTGGGCGCGGTGGCGGGGCTCTTCGCCAACCACGGCGCCAGCCTTCACCTGTGGACCTTCGTCCTCCCGCACGGCGCCATCGAGCTGACGGCTATCTGCATCGCCGGGGGCGCCGGCTTCTGGCTGGCCTCGGCGATCCTCATCCCGGGGCGGCGCACGCGGCGCGAGGCGCTGGTGCGGCGCGGGCGGGAGGCCGTCTCCCTGCTGGGCGGTACGGTGGTGCTCCTGGTGGTGGCGGGGACCATCGAGGGGTTCGTCTCCCCCGCCCCCATCCCGCGCCCGCTGAAGCTGTCGCTCGCCGCGCTCTTCGCCCTCCTGCTGGTGGCCTACCTGGCGCTGGCCGGGCGGGGCCGTGACGCGCTCCCGGACGGCGAGGAGGCCGCTCCGTAG
- a CDS encoding isoaspartyl peptidase/L-asparaginase, with translation MPRTNAPVRHALALAAVLLAPLGCATAQTTPPAASPAAAATPAPASSEQPRWGIAIHGGAGTISRAAMTPEREAEYRAALTQALQAGHAVLARGGTSLDAVTAAINVMEDSPLFNAGKGAVFTNDGKNELDAAVMDGRTLEAGAVAGLHHVKNPVNLARAVMEKSPHVMMIGEGAETFARQQGITMVPASYFRTESRWEALQRALQAEKRQGTTSYFRALEESRDPEHRDRKFGTVGAVALDRSGNLAAGTSTGGMTNKRFGRVGDVPIIGAGTYANNASCAVSATGHGEYFIRYTVAHDICARMQYRGLPLAEAADQVVMDVLVKAGGEGGVIAMDAQGNVAMPFNSSGMYRGYVGPDGNPTVAIFKDQ, from the coding sequence ATGCCCCGAACGAACGCACCCGTCCGCCACGCCCTCGCGCTGGCGGCCGTGCTCCTGGCGCCGCTCGGCTGCGCCACCGCCCAGACCACCCCGCCCGCGGCCTCGCCCGCCGCTGCGGCCACCCCTGCCCCGGCGTCCTCGGAGCAGCCGCGCTGGGGGATCGCGATCCACGGCGGCGCCGGCACGATCTCCCGCGCCGCCATGACGCCGGAGCGCGAGGCCGAGTACCGGGCCGCGCTCACGCAGGCGCTGCAGGCCGGGCACGCGGTGCTGGCGCGCGGGGGGACCAGCCTGGACGCGGTGACCGCGGCGATCAACGTGATGGAGGACTCGCCGCTCTTCAACGCCGGTAAGGGCGCCGTCTTCACGAACGACGGGAAGAACGAGCTGGACGCGGCCGTGATGGACGGGCGGACGCTGGAGGCGGGGGCGGTCGCCGGGCTGCACCACGTGAAGAACCCGGTCAACCTGGCGCGGGCGGTGATGGAGAAGTCGCCGCACGTGATGATGATCGGGGAGGGCGCGGAGACTTTCGCCCGGCAGCAGGGGATTACGATGGTGCCGGCGAGCTACTTCCGCACCGAGAGCCGCTGGGAGGCACTCCAGCGCGCGCTGCAGGCGGAGAAGAGGCAGGGCACCACCTCCTACTTCCGCGCCCTGGAGGAGAGCCGGGACCCGGAGCACCGCGACCGCAAGTTCGGCACGGTGGGCGCCGTGGCGCTCGACCGGAGCGGGAACCTGGCCGCCGGGACCTCCACCGGGGGGATGACCAACAAGCGCTTTGGGCGGGTGGGCGACGTCCCCATCATCGGGGCCGGCACCTACGCGAACAACGCGAGCTGCGCGGTCTCCGCCACCGGGCACGGCGAGTACTTCATCCGCTACACCGTGGCGCACGACATCTGCGCCCGCATGCAGTACCGGGGGCTGCCGCTCGCCGAGGCGGCGGACCAGGTGGTGATGGACGTCCTGGTGAAGGCCGGCGGCGAGGGCGGCGTGATCGCCATGGACGCGCAGGGGAACGTGGCGATGCCCTTCAACTCCTCCGGGATGTACCGGGGCTACGTGGGCCCCGACGGGAACCCCACCGTCGCCATCTTCAAGGACCAGTAG